One window of the Chryseobacterium camelliae genome contains the following:
- a CDS encoding ABC transporter permease, with product MLYKLWRTFLKEILLLKRDIGGIVIIFVMPLLLIVTITLIQDSTFKNLEGTRIPIIFIDNDRSEVSKSIRQELEKNKSFELKTEFTEASARNAVFSGEYQMAIVIPAKLTQDLNTTIDAKVQKIVSSFGLETDAAGQQALSAKAKEIHLYFDPAINSGFRNSVMSSVNKMIFEIENKKIYKAFQDQLGTTENLEENKNLIAFKEITPPRNKNEAMPNSVQHNVPAWTLFAIFFIVVPLSINLVKEKSQGTSVRVRISPTPYFIHILGKTFTYLIICMIQFLLMVAVGMYLFPYMDLPAFDVSGKMFPLIIVTLAAGLAAIGFGVLLGTIADTQEQSAPFGATSVVVLAAIGGIWVPVFLMPEFMQHIARFSPMNWGLNAYYDIILRNSGISSIATELILLILFYLVMVALAIVYERKLHRV from the coding sequence ATGTTGTATAAGCTTTGGAGAACCTTCCTGAAAGAAATTCTCTTGCTGAAAAGAGACATAGGCGGCATTGTGATTATTTTCGTCATGCCCCTGCTGCTGATTGTAACCATTACCCTGATCCAGGACTCTACCTTCAAAAATCTTGAAGGAACCCGGATTCCGATCATTTTTATTGATAATGACCGTTCCGAAGTTTCAAAAAGCATCCGCCAGGAACTGGAAAAGAACAAAAGTTTCGAACTGAAAACCGAATTTACGGAAGCTTCCGCAAGGAATGCCGTATTTTCAGGAGAATACCAGATGGCGATTGTCATCCCGGCGAAACTCACCCAGGACCTCAATACGACCATTGATGCCAAGGTGCAGAAAATCGTAAGCTCCTTCGGGCTTGAAACAGATGCAGCAGGTCAACAGGCACTTTCTGCAAAAGCCAAAGAAATCCATCTGTATTTTGATCCTGCGATTAACTCAGGATTCCGGAATTCCGTGATGAGTTCGGTTAATAAGATGATTTTTGAGATCGAGAACAAAAAAATTTACAAAGCATTCCAGGATCAGCTGGGCACCACTGAGAACCTGGAAGAGAATAAGAACCTGATTGCTTTTAAGGAAATTACACCTCCTAGAAATAAAAATGAAGCCATGCCGAATTCCGTGCAGCACAATGTACCTGCCTGGACGCTTTTTGCCATTTTCTTCATTGTAGTGCCTTTATCGATCAATCTGGTGAAAGAAAAAAGCCAGGGAACCAGCGTGAGGGTGCGCATAAGCCCTACCCCATACTTTATCCATATCCTGGGGAAAACATTCACCTACCTGATCATCTGTATGATTCAGTTCCTGCTGATGGTGGCCGTGGGAATGTATCTTTTCCCGTATATGGATCTGCCGGCATTCGATGTTTCAGGGAAAATGTTCCCGCTTATTATCGTGACCCTTGCAGCCGGGCTGGCCGCCATAGGATTCGGGGTTCTGCTGGGAACCATTGCAGACACGCAGGAACAATCTGCCCCTTTCGGAGCCACTTCTGTGGTTGTGCTTGCGGCTATAGGAGGCATCTGGGTCCCGGTTTTCCTCATGCCGGAATTCATGCAGCATATCGCACGGTTTTCGCCGATGAATTGGGGGCTGAATGCCTATTATGACATTATCCTCCGGAACAGCGGCATCAGCAGCATTGCCACAGAACTGATCTTATTAATCCTGTTTTATCTCGTGATGGTAGCCCTGGCCATTGTATATGAACGGAAACTCCACCGGGTCTGA
- a CDS encoding acyl-CoA thioesterase: MQPKEMNTLSCTEEVRVRFNETDPLGIVWHGHYIVYFEDGREAFGREHGLTYLDIQKAGYVTPIVKSTCEHFLPLKYGETFRIVTTFINSVSAKLIYRYEIFNTENKLVCSGETIQVFLDSESNLCLYNPEFFQDWKDRMGLS; the protein is encoded by the coding sequence ATGCAGCCTAAAGAAATGAATACCTTATCCTGTACAGAAGAAGTAAGAGTACGGTTCAATGAGACGGATCCTCTGGGAATCGTATGGCACGGGCATTATATTGTGTATTTTGAAGACGGCAGGGAAGCTTTCGGCCGTGAACACGGGCTTACCTACCTGGATATACAGAAAGCAGGGTATGTAACCCCGATCGTAAAAAGTACCTGCGAGCACTTTCTGCCCCTGAAATACGGGGAAACATTCAGGATTGTGACTACCTTCATCAACTCCGTTTCTGCCAAACTGATATACCGGTATGAAATTTTCAATACGGAAAACAAGCTGGTATGCAGCGGGGAGACCATTCAGGTTTTCTTGGATTCAGAAAGCAATCTTTGTTTATATAACCCTGAATTCTTTCAGGACTGGAAAGACCGCATGGGATTATCATGA